One window of the Methylovirgula sp. HY1 genome contains the following:
- a CDS encoding L-threonylcarbamoyladenylate synthase, protein MKTEKQISDRLALPSSPCRPADAAAIAEAARILRAGGLVAFPTETVYGLGADATSDKAVAKIYAAKGRPAFNPLIAHVEDLVAAKRQAIFTDAAEALAQAFWPGPLTLVLPIAPTGNICALARAGLDSVALRVPAHDAARRLLAATGLPLAAPSANISGHVSPVTAAHVGDDLDGGIDLILDAGPCPVGVESTIISCLDGRPRLLRPGGVSRAAIEAVLGHKLADDAGGEAPIAPGQLRSHYAPHARLRLAATSLEPGEAGLDFGGIFAKADNILELSTRGDATEAAANLFSHLRALDSRGFATIAVAPIPDTGLGEAINDRLARAAAERPPGR, encoded by the coding sequence ATGAAGACCGAGAAGCAGATTTCCGACCGCCTCGCTTTGCCGTCCAGCCCATGCCGGCCAGCCGATGCCGCGGCAATTGCCGAAGCCGCTCGGATCTTGCGCGCCGGCGGCCTCGTCGCCTTTCCAACCGAGACGGTCTATGGGCTCGGTGCCGACGCAACGTCCGATAAGGCCGTCGCCAAGATTTATGCGGCAAAAGGGCGACCGGCCTTCAATCCCCTCATCGCCCATGTCGAAGATCTCGTCGCCGCCAAGCGGCAGGCAATTTTCACCGACGCGGCCGAGGCGCTGGCGCAAGCCTTTTGGCCCGGACCTCTGACGCTCGTGCTGCCGATCGCGCCTACAGGGAACATCTGTGCGCTCGCCCGCGCGGGCCTCGACAGCGTGGCACTGCGCGTGCCGGCGCATGACGCGGCACGCCGGCTTCTTGCCGCGACAGGTCTGCCGCTCGCCGCGCCTTCCGCCAATATTTCCGGCCATGTGAGCCCGGTGACCGCCGCCCATGTCGGCGACGATCTCGATGGCGGCATCGATCTCATCCTCGACGCGGGCCCCTGCCCGGTTGGCGTCGAATCGACCATCATCTCTTGCCTGGACGGGCGGCCGCGCCTACTGCGGCCTGGCGGCGTTTCACGCGCCGCGATCGAGGCTGTTCTCGGTCACAAACTCGCTGACGACGCGGGCGGCGAAGCGCCCATCGCACCCGGTCAGTTGCGATCGCATTACGCGCCGCATGCGCGCCTCCGGCTCGCAGCGACGTCACTCGAACCCGGCGAGGCCGGGCTCGATTTCGGCGGCATCTTTGCCAAGGCGGACAATATTCTCGAGCTTTCCACGCGCGGCGACGCGACCGAAGCTGCCGCCAATCTCTTCAGCCATTTGCGGGCGCTGGACTCGCGCGGCTTCGCGACCATTGCCGTCGCCCCCATCCCGGACACCGGCCTTGGCGAGGCGATCAATGACAGGCTCGCGCGGGCCGCGGCGGAGCGGCCGCCAGGACGTTGA